In Cryptomeria japonica chromosome 5, Sugi_1.0, whole genome shotgun sequence, the genomic window attgccaacaatctccccctttggcattgatggcaacacttgtgaaaaatgactaagtgtcaaccTGTATACCGGATCAAattttctaaggctcccccttagaccaaaaaatcaaaaacttgTATCATTCTTTGTACATTTTTCACTTGACTTTCCCCCTTTGAAAAAATGCCAAATATGGGGTGTTGCTCAATAACTTATATACAAGGGTATATACCAAATattctatacatacttgaagatatttGTAAAAATAGTCTTAAAAAATACAAAGTGTGTATCCCACCCATCCTTCATGTTGTTCAAAACTGTCATGAAAGAActgaaaacataagcatatatctccACATCTTTCGATTTAGTCAAAACTAGTTGAGCCATTGTCTTCATGCAATCAACTTTGTTGCTTAGCATGGTGTCCATCCAAGGAGCAATAAGGTTCTGGAGTTCACCAACCCGCCTCAGTATCATGTCCTATTCTGAGTTTAGGCTCAAAATTTGATCAATTAGAGCCATCACTTGACCTTCTATACTGCTGGCAAGGGCTACATTGGAATCAAATGACTGAGATATACCATCAAGCGTGCCTTAGCAAACACTGATCTGCTTGTCTATATCTGATGTGAATTTGGGCAGTATAAGGCATGACATGTATATCTTTCCTTCTTCACTCAATTCCTCAAAGATTGTCTATAGTCCTTTGTTCAATCCAActctatcattttcaatcatttaaCAGAAAGTCTGCATATGcacctccttgaatctatctaaTACTTTCTTGGTCGCTGCCTTTTCCAATGACTCAAAATTTGTACTGATATTGTTGATTAACTATAACAATTTTCTGGAGGGGTTAGAATTTGGATCTAATTGTAGTTCTAGTACTAgtttttgtaaaacacttacaaatgtcttgttagatagttcaaataactggaagacaactgagggggggggggtgaatcagttgtcaaagattaccataaccattagcaattaaaactttaataccagaacccaaaacattaatatcggaatgcttaaaccaaataccagaatagcagttaaaccaattaagcataaacaataatcacaaaataaataccatccacatgacaccaagatttgtacgtggaaaacccgataaagggaaaaaccatggtgggaagcctacccacagtcagataatacttttgcaataagtgtgtgaattaaaattgaggggcatgcacttgtaggaaggccaacaacctagagcgcactgctcatcataataagagtctcactaactacatagaaatccagactacaatccagagaagtgttgaattgcaaaagatagcatctcctatacctgagtacagttccggttaagctcaataccgaaggaataaatcctcttacataaacccaatttgatctccaatgattgaccaaatcctctaccagAATGATATTACATCatttgcacattacatcccttgaccatgacctctaacataaccatgatgatctacaatgagatcttacatctatatatacaaacccttgaccataaacaattaggtcaaccaccagataataaactaattacataattacacaccatgtcagtcttagaccaaacaaataatatccaacacataagacatcccagaaacacatcaagacgtccaatccacatgcttcattaaactggtccataacctagaccaactaggacccagtataggtccacacgctacaacaatgatctcaatccaccaagtctcaaacatgatcaccatcaacatcttgaaactccatcataagatgcaccaacaccacttatccaattcattaaagatcttcatcaaaagccctgccagtgaaacccttgccggaaccaaaaaccaagcttctaagaaaataggatagcatccgattactagaccaaaaccaacatactgaatatgatcatgagtatcatgaacaagacaattccataaccaaatcatactagagcctactagatcatgcagTTAAAccaatcaaccagaaaccactcaacctatcgggaccagaagggtgccgataaattatccaaacaactagtgttgacaacaatgacaaaatatcaatgcaacacataatcaattccaacaaATGGACAACACATCTCAATCAACTTTTTGTCCTCAGTCTCTAATTTAACCAAGTCTTGACTAGCTTGAGCCTAGATTGTTGCAGCAACCATCAACCTTTCAACTGTAGACATTTTCCCAATGTCAATAGGTCTATCAAAATTGATGGAGATCTACAGGAGAAttattttccctttgtccttcggAGTGTCAATTTCCATGATTACCAGGACATTGTTAGTTTTCCACTTTCCCTTAttgacctcttcttccttatctagTGCCTTTTCCTTCTCTGATTCTTGTTTTCCTACATCCTTTTCTTTAACCTGTGCaccagtgtcaccacttggtgcagtatcaacttTTGGAGCCTCTTTTGCCTCTTTAGTTTTCCCTTCCACTATCTTCGGGTGGTCAACTAGAGGATTTTGATTGTCTTCTGCATCAAGCCCATTACATTGATCTGGACTTCCGAATTAGCCTCTGTCTGAATTTCATCCTTTTGAGAACTTGCCTATACTTCTAGATGGGAAGTATCTtccttttgagattcatcatcACAATTGGGGTTGGTTGCAACCCAATTGTTCTTTAAGAACTTTTTCCATATCTCTTTAGTTTCTTTCCTGACTTCCTCAACCCTGCCAACCATCAACCTGTTTACTTTTTTTTTGCTTCAGAATTTTTTTGTTGTTGGCATACTCCATGACATTATCAACTTCTTCTTGGGATATGTAAGAACTGATATTGATTAATTCAtgttctttcatttccttatctaatTGGCTTGTAGTAAGCCTTCTAGCATAAAGAATGTTCTATAAATCCTTTGGAATACTACATTCTAACTCAATTAAAGATTTGCTGAAGCTATGCAAATGCAAcacaacaacttcctcaatttccctctgatcattctcatcaaaattttcataatgtGCACTAATATTCTTGACATTTCTATCATTAATTTCATCAGTCAATTCTTTTGAAGTCATTGGGGGATAATGGTATATTTACCTTCTATCTTACCGGATTCGAGACTTTCATCAAGCTCAGTGGTTAGATTTCTTCCTCTTTTGGGCTTACCAGTTAGAGAAGGTTTAGATTTTGTCTTCTTGCTCTACTAGGCATCATCAGACTGTGGTTTCCTAATCACTTagacaaattctcctttcttcttttctttctctgcttcctCATCTGACTCTGTCTCAGATGCAACATGAGATATAGCGacataagttatttttggtttctcCTTCTTCTTTAGTACTCCTTTTTCGAATGATCTTTGAGTTGTTGAATGAGGAGATGGCTTCATCGGAGCAGGGGAAGACTTAGTCTCCTTAAGATTTTCTTTGGAGGGAACCGATTTAGTCTTAGGATTCTTTGATTCCATCTCTGCTTCCATTTGAGCCTTCTTCtccttagctttcttgatagattCTCTAGTAAAACCCATCTTCTCAGCCACTGCCTCTACCATTTTTGTTACTTTCCTCTTCCTTTCGGGCTGAGTGAACTTCTTATGAAGTTCCATATCTTTTTCCTTGAAAGTGCCAAATTTTGGTTCTTGAGGGTCATCCAATTTTGTCAAAAGGTGTTGAGCATAGCTTTCAATGGTTTgaacatcaacctcataacccatttgcATTATCCAATATATTTTCCTTGGTTCTACTACCTTCATATGGCCCTGGTCCTTGtccaccataaaacaaatagtatccacatatttgtccaccacttccttagggatcctttccctattcttcattttgccttggaaggttttgaaaaaaCTCCACAAGGCAGCTGTTTGATTCTCTCTATTTCCCAATCTCTACAAAATTTGTTTGATCTGAGTGATTACTGATAAGTCATATGCCCATTGGACTCTGCCTATGCCagggatttcattcatgaagtatagtGCTAAGCATATAATCAATGAATCGAATTTAAAAATATTCTTCTTGTTTATTTTGATTTTCTTCGAATTTCTCAAGAGCTCTTCAAGAAGAACCGTGCACAAGTCATACTACATGTCCTCTTTCACCATCTAATAGGTTGCATATATTGCAATACTAGAGACCCAATTCAATTTGCTAGACTGataaactttgtatccaataattattgatgcaaattttacatcatGCTCTAAGATATCATCAATTGTCATTGACCTGTTGTCAAATTGAGCACCGGTTAACTCTGTGATGGTTGGGCTTGCCACCTTTCTCAAATTAATTTTTCCACCGGTTTGATTCAGGCATGTGACTGCATGAATTGTTTGCTTGGTTATCTTGTAAGGtctgtccaaccatatgaattcatcatgaacacGGCTCAAAATATATCTCACATATCCGTCGCCATCAAATAttgaaaaaatgaacaaacaaCATGAAACCCTTCTTCTATAACTATGCATATTCCagtttggggtttccaacttcatccattatGTGATCAGTGTACAGGGTCAAGATATCCTTACTTTCGATTTCCTCAATTGTGCAGTGAATCTATGCCCTAACATCATCAACATGAATAACTCCATATGGAATGGACGAAAAAGCACCATTGGGATCATCCTCAATAGATTTAAAAGGCTTTTTGAATTGAGGCCTTGCATGCTAAAAAATTTCTACTACCAAAGGATTATCAACAGATGAAGATGTCATTTCAACAAATTAAGGGTTCAGAACATGCTTtggtaaatacctttttcttctgtTGGATGCACAAGAACTCCTTGTTGGAACACCTCAAGCCTTTTGATCACCTTGAAAACTAGTTCACCTCGCTCTGTAGCTTCAACTCTTTGCTCGCAATGTTGGAAATGATTCACATTTTGTCCCTtaactttaagttgaaataaatgaaaCTCTAAAGTTCAACCGGGTGTCCTGTTCAGCATAATCCATTCTAGTGGATTCCAAGATCGGTATGATGAATTatagataatcatctccaagaatTTGCAATCATACTTGATCGATCACATATCTCTTTAGGgggttctgcaatattttgcatgaaaatgccaccccctaaggtcaaatgccttagttatcggatgaagatCCTACATCGGATTCAGGTACAAATTCACTAGCTGCCTTGGATTCATAttttttaacccacatcttctcatgcttattcctaatctcttctacctttggtttgcctttctcatctgatttgcctTTGTTTATCGAatcattgttcttgcttctgcagaattttgcaatgtgactagttttgttgtatgcacgacaaacaacatttctTGTTCTGAAAATTGTTCAACTTTGCTCTatacatgtttgacttgtgaccaaaattatttcgTATGAAACATTGTCTGGTAATGTTTGGgccattgttcacattattcattccattattcagcCTACTTCTGCATTAATTTGCCATATGataaaatttattgcaagtaaaacatctaccattgaatttatatgcattaggttgtgtgtgggggaaaaaagcgagactaggttaatcatgccctaatcctaccttttgacacacattacggaatacgaaagagcctagagatatcgcacaattggctacttctttttgtggaagagagagccacgggatatctattaggatttctattcccttgttgaaattgtaagatcaaataatgcaagttcaaaccctaatcccaaaatgcaagtatgaactaataacaagattgcagaattgagattaaacaatgaacagctgtaaatacaaggatgaaataagaatgcagatgtgtacccggagtcaaaattggactgaaaatgttcaggacaggggcgcgggcgccactgtcctgaaaactgcaccggaaactgctgttctgcactctggaacactgtcggaaagctgtctgtccggaggaccagggtgcccagcacctctgtcccagggactagggcacccagcgcccctgtcctggcaggaccagggcgcccaacgtccctgtcccagtcttctgctctgcaatttgatatagagtgctgtctcgaccttctctctccggatctgtatcccgcggtgtcgtccgaatcccgaaacctgcaatgatatctgaaaaagggtgtatgggcggctatatagggttttgccttagtcaaacccccactttggcgatttccacctccacgaatagccaagttgtttttgtaaaatgtattgtgtgtgcaaggtcctaaaatgcaagaaagcaaactagagcaacctagaaagtaaaccctaattgcttgtaaatgataacgtaaatgctctaaatcaagatgcaaagtgatctaaagcatgaataaatgatgtattgaagcttacgtaaagacatgaaaacaacatgaaatcatacccaaccctcaagggaggagtacaagccaatcttcagtcggtaatctcctattgttcttcaatgtcttccaagccctaagtggatgaatgaatttgatagatgcttgatagaaggatgttggatgttgttgaagtcttcaaagatctgctctttcactgcatatgaagttcctgaaaacaaaaatcccatcccttcaaatgaagaaagagagctcttatgtattaaaccctaggtcgcaatttcatcttttggccgacctagagattgaatatcccgccaatttcttggggttaagctttattttatgattggatcgtgctcctaaaatttcgggaaaaatgtctgggaccgtgtgcactccgggcgccacggtcccgacaacttttcaccaaattttcagggccatcagatatgatgattttagagagaagcCCGAAGTTACagatgatttcgagatgttttgatccccgaaatcaagcccccaagctcagaatagggcctaattagggtttttgattaagtgatgtattggaggaataaaatgaaaggggcacgctttaatgaaagggcctgactttgtgatgtggaaaatggtgaaatagaacctttagacctaattaattcgattaattaagtgctaaaggggaaatgccatgcaaagtgcaactgcgccaaggcgggtgctaaactaggtgttaaattgtactgctttagcaagtgcatacaatttatgacattacatttagcccccactttagcggtcatatgagtactacgtgcatatgtgagctaaagtacaaaaagtaaacattatttgaaaaaggatatatccataagttgtcggacgaagcccccagcggcatctgcagtacacagttaggaaccacaccctacaaaacacatgttagatcacaaaaatcacctaatgcttactaaggaaagtgatgaaatttgtgagtagctgtatgcccccccctgtttcgacttgcttattagggaggtgaaacagggtagcatgtttacttacgacaaattgtgtaagagagtattgatgagggatgttcactaaaaaggcttcatcagagcactttttggaacatcccgagagtaggggaatgaaaatacgattcctatgcaacaaacggttcaaaaatcgcatctcccaaactcaagttatgatgaaatgagtgaaaggggaaaattagggttttgaaaataaaggtacaggaatgaacgtatataccttgaatgagacacttgcatttgtcactttgttgattctgagtactgttcattgcagcggagcccacatagctatcatcatgccttcacgatgaccggagcatcccacgagggttgagatcctacgccaggccgtgattgacgacaagccactagacgaggtgagttgactaaactttgacttttgattttctgcattttgacttttctgtgatcgtatgcgggccttgaaggctgacccggggcccacccagggtgccatggtccctgtggggcaccctggtccccccagggcaccatggtccttgacaagggcaccatggtccctgatagggcgccatggtccctgacagggcgccatggtccttgataggacactatggtccccaatcagggcttggcgaggggtttcaggactagcacatgatgtttgacagtttgcattagcgattttgatgatcgagtactgattacggttatgtttttgtgttgcaggaccttccgtacatgagagagcatacagcgggacatattcttcgcagtttgcaagatcagattccgcggcttactcagtcagagagagacacactgtcgatagtaggattatggtatgtgatcctcatgccagccattcggttccatcctgcgatgctaatggcattgatggagcgatgggatcctgacacatgcacatttcatcttccagtaggggagctgacagtcacactcgaggatgtgtaccgtatactttgtcttcctatcagaggagcgactgttacatacgcgactgatcggtcagcggaggatcatcagagagagcaggtgtattgcatagggagagtcatgccgagcgagatgagaggtcgcatcatggtcagctggctcttacatcctacaggggaggtatcccttctgagacgccttatgatagccatcatagcactagccgtctgccctaatgggcgagggatgcacatgcatgggggtctcacatggtgtatcagagcgatggagagacacaggagagtgtatgcttggggtcagagtatgcttgcacatctctatcacgaacttgaggagtacgtatttggacagaggttcagtttgatgacatgcacacttctgcaggtgtggattttagagcacttcacatgcactaggcccatcggctttccgctgagtacaacgagcgagcgacctagggtgttcgcttatccacttaccagcgagtggagatttggagatttgttatattggagagtgatttttgacagactgacagccgaggtgacagtgtggagaccttacctacggatgcacagatgggatggtatggagagacagttagcatgcctacagaggaactgcctactgcagggatgatattcacacatcatagtccctttctactttgaccgagtatggaggcagtttgggctagagcagtgtgttccagccgatgtgcccatctatactcgacactcacgggtccttcccagacctagagtagtagcgagactgatgatagatgacatcgagactacggatatagagggatctgatcaggatgtagtcactgattattctgcagagcctggagcacagcgcaggtatgtctcatggtttatgagatcatatccaggtcctatctttccaccagatcacccgacaggccatctaggcccatggagacatggagaccgagatgaggaccagggatccaggtcagaggagccagaggagggagagggtcatgaggaggcgggagatcctgatccacctacaggcgatcagcccagcgccgaggaggaggacacagatggagatgaggatgaggaggagataactgatgatgaggaggagtcagatgcagatgaggatagagatgatgaggatagagatgatgaggaggagtcagatgcagctcctcaccattcaggggatgataccatagatCTGGATCCTCCTCATATTTCCCaatagggggaacatgaggcgatacggagacctgttcctagtactgCCCAACCTACACCCATCATGCACAAATTAGTCGAGTGAGGGGAGCCTAGCagatcccaatcacagatgctaccgtatcatgatccctactggcgcgagggagacccaggtatagtaggtttaaattgattattaatgttttgatgatatagaatggtactaatacaaaaatctattctactgccacagctaatgtgcaggagtggcgttccttgattcagcaggtagtgacagacatttccatgatagcacagatccctagttcctcacagatttcctataggcctcaggggaacacgggtcggcatgaggacttgttttccccattctgagtttaggtagacatatggagggagagagagagtcctatcagtgGACCTTCAGCAGGCGCgatgagatctagcagcagctcaggctgaggctaccacctatcgcgcgatccttatggatagggatcgcaggagttcc contains:
- the LOC131075547 gene encoding uncharacterized protein LOC131075547; translated protein: MGYEVDVQTIESYAQHLLTKLDDPQEPKFGTFKEKDMELHKKFTQPERKRKVTKMVEAVAEKMGFTRESIKKAKEKKAQMEAEMESKNPKTKSVPSKENLKETKSSPAPMKPSPHSTTQRSFEKGVLKKKEKPKITYVAISHVASETESDEEAEKEKKKGEFV